One genomic window of Euleptes europaea isolate rEulEur1 chromosome 8, rEulEur1.hap1, whole genome shotgun sequence includes the following:
- the LRRC30 gene encoding leucine-rich repeat-containing protein 30 produces the protein MGGNNSKGLGKKSPMLLKRSQKLPPWEEALLPGKDPRALLKRGLQYVNLTLIMKGMTRVPDFLWGLPEVQKLNLSHNQLVALPSALGKLDRLAVLNLCGNRLRSLPKEIGLLRNLKVLFVNMNCLTEIPAELGHCRKLEVLSLSHNCLSHLPSSITELISLRKLNLSNNRFICIPLSVFALRNLDFLHVGCNKLENIGESIQFLVNLQILIADYNNLRALPRSICSIISLELLNVDYNSIQTLPNELYQLHRLPKIAWNPVDKGLHISHNPLSKPLPEMVERGLNALFSYLKDRNQHL, from the coding sequence ATGGGAGGAAACAACTCTAAGGGCCTGGGGAAGAAAAGTCCGATGCTGCTGAAAAGGAGTCAGAAGTTGCCTCCATGGGAAGAGGCTCTTCTCCCCGGAAAAGACCCGAGAGCTTTACTAAAGCGCGGACTACAGTATGTCAATCTGACCCTCATAATGAAGGGGATGACAAGAGTTCCTGACTTTTTATGGGGACTTCCAGAAGTCCAGAAATTAAACCTCTCGCACAACCAGTTGGTGGCCCTTCCCTCAGCTTTGGGAAAACTTGACAGGCTAGCAGTGCTCAATCTGTGTGGGAATCGTTTGAGGTCTCTGCCGAAGGAAATTGGGCTGCTCAGGAACCTGAAGGTTTTATTTGTCAACATGAACTGTTTGACTGAGATACCAGCAGAACTTGGACACTGCAGGAAGTTGGAAGTGTTGAGCCTCTCACACAACTGTCTGTCCCATCTCCCTTCAAGCATCACAGAACTAATAAGCCTAAGAAAGCTGAATCTTAGCAACAATCGGTTCATTTGCATTCCCCTAAGTGTTTTTGCATTGAGGAATTTAGATTTTTTGCACGTTGGCTGCAACAAACTTGAAAACATTGGAGAGAGTATCCAATTTTTAGTGAACTTGCAGATCTTGATTGCTGACTATAACAACCTTCGTGCTTTGCCAAGATCAATCTGCTCTATCATTTCTCTTGAACTTCTAAATGTTGATTACAATTCCATTCAGACTCTTCCCAATGAACTCTACCAGCTTCACCGACTGCCCAAAATTGCTTGGAATCCAGTGGATAAAGGCCTCCATATTTCACACAACCCTTTGTCCAAACCACTGCCAGAGATGGTAGAGAGAGGACTGAATGCACTCTTCAGCTATCTAAAAGATAGAAATCAGCATCTCTAA